The following are encoded in a window of Prochlorococcus marinus str. MIT 1013 genomic DNA:
- the rsmI gene encoding 16S rRNA (cytidine(1402)-2'-O)-methyltransferase encodes MDLIDDQQPQQERSEPCPGTLYIVGTPIGNLGDLSPRAKSILKNVSLIACEDSRRSGKLMKIIESKVPLLSYHKHNFKSRQSQLLEILESGGSLALISDAGLPGINDPGQELVHAAKSKSYEVICIPGPCAAITALVISGLPSERFCFEGFLPKKQSIRKKRLEDISQEQRTSVIYESPHHLIKLLEDLSNLCGNKRPIQIARELTKRYEESIGKTIEEVLRYFIVNKPKGEFTIVLGGNSNNNNNNRISESEALNKLHELIKQGEKSNIAARKIAEETGYEKKWLYSKLHKKLDK; translated from the coding sequence ATGGATTTAATTGATGATCAACAGCCTCAACAAGAAAGATCCGAACCTTGTCCAGGTACTCTTTACATAGTAGGGACACCAATAGGCAACTTAGGTGATTTGTCTCCAAGGGCAAAGTCGATTCTAAAGAATGTGTCACTAATAGCCTGTGAAGATAGTCGAAGGAGTGGAAAACTAATGAAAATAATAGAATCTAAAGTACCTCTTCTTAGCTATCACAAACATAATTTCAAAAGTCGACAATCTCAATTACTGGAAATTTTAGAAAGTGGTGGAAGTCTTGCATTAATTAGTGATGCTGGATTACCAGGGATAAATGATCCTGGACAAGAGCTTGTTCATGCTGCAAAGTCAAAAAGTTATGAAGTGATTTGCATCCCTGGTCCATGTGCAGCAATAACAGCACTAGTAATAAGTGGATTACCCTCAGAAAGGTTTTGCTTTGAAGGGTTTCTTCCAAAAAAACAAAGTATTAGAAAAAAACGTTTGGAAGATATTTCTCAAGAACAAAGAACGTCAGTAATCTATGAATCACCACATCACTTAATAAAACTTTTAGAAGATTTATCTAATTTATGCGGAAATAAGCGTCCTATTCAAATCGCGAGAGAACTTACAAAAAGATACGAAGAGTCAATAGGAAAGACTATAGAAGAGGTCCTAAGATATTTTATTGTCAATAAGCCTAAAGGAGAATTTACAATTGTTTTAGGAGGAAATAGTAATAATAATAATAATAATAGAATAAGTGAATCTGAAGCATTAAATAAGCTCCATGAATTAATTAAGCAAGGAGAAAAATCAAACATCGCAGCTCGAAAAATCGCAGAAGAAACAGGTTATGAAAAAAAATGGCTTTATTCAAAGTTACATAAGAAACTTGACAAATAG
- the kdsB gene encoding 3-deoxy-manno-octulosonate cytidylyltransferase, with product MTVKTSIFIPARLMSKRFPRKPFALIDGIPMVIYCAKNAIETGLPVYVCTDSEEIKSLCESYFINVILTPECNSGTDRVAIASSQVETDYVINLQGDEPLISSNSLSQIISMVSILDNEENSIISGVEPINSQEAMDINEAKCALAKGNTKIQYLSRQPIINNAEDLSDYIYFKQLGLYAFSVESLRNFASLPMGDLEKAEGIELLRGLENDFTIFSCILNDQTTSVDTQIDLNKVISKIKNR from the coding sequence ATGACAGTTAAAACTTCCATTTTTATTCCTGCAAGATTAATGAGCAAAAGGTTTCCTAGGAAACCTTTTGCTTTAATTGATGGAATTCCTATGGTTATTTATTGTGCAAAGAATGCCATAGAAACTGGTTTACCAGTTTATGTATGCACAGACTCAGAAGAGATAAAGTCTTTATGTGAGAGCTATTTTATTAATGTTATTTTAACTCCTGAATGCAATTCAGGAACCGATAGGGTCGCTATAGCATCTAGTCAAGTTGAGACAGATTACGTTATTAACCTTCAAGGTGATGAACCGCTTATTAGCTCAAATTCCTTATCTCAAATCATCTCAATGGTATCTATTCTAGATAATGAAGAAAATTCTATTATTAGTGGTGTTGAACCTATTAATTCTCAAGAAGCTATGGATATAAATGAGGCAAAATGTGCATTAGCAAAAGGGAATACCAAGATACAGTATTTATCAAGACAACCAATTATTAACAATGCAGAAGACTTGTCTGATTATATTTATTTCAAACAATTAGGGCTTTATGCTTTTTCAGTGGAATCATTAAGAAACTTTGCGAGCCTGCCGATGGGGGACTTAGAAAAGGCAGAAGGAATAGAATTGCTTAGGGGTTTGGAAAATGATTTTACTATATTCTCTTGTATATTAAATGATCAAACCACTTCTGTGGATACCCAGATTGACTTGAATAAGGTTATTAGCAAAATAAAAAATAGGTAA
- a CDS encoding 3'(2'),5'-bisphosphate nucleotidase CysQ family protein, whose product MSIDLVVPEEVDLTTLLDELRKLSWAAADVLMAYARGQEPPFGFPKHLTVEEGGDGPVSAADTAVNELLTSGLKDNLTYKEWDILSEETSKEKTFQRGHYKKDWCWIIDPLDGTKDFLQGSENYAVHIALAYKQKPKIGIVLIPEKEELWFGILGSGAWYENRDGSKKSVSFSERLDVSELVLVSSKNHQQTELLNLLSTLSFAETKKIGSVGCKVASILRGDADVYISLSGKTSPKDWDMAAPHALIDAAGGMFSHADGGKLTYQKTNYSQSGCLIASHGKSHQKICQKAMDFFSLEEPKYKV is encoded by the coding sequence ATGTCAATTGATCTTGTTGTGCCAGAAGAGGTCGACTTAACGACTTTATTGGATGAACTTAGAAAGCTTAGCTGGGCTGCCGCAGATGTTTTGATGGCTTATGCGCGAGGTCAAGAACCTCCTTTTGGCTTCCCAAAACATTTGACTGTAGAAGAAGGTGGCGATGGCCCAGTATCAGCAGCTGATACGGCAGTGAATGAATTATTGACCTCTGGGTTGAAGGATAATCTCACTTATAAAGAATGGGATATTTTAAGTGAAGAAACTTCTAAGGAGAAAACTTTTCAACGAGGCCATTATAAAAAAGATTGGTGCTGGATTATTGATCCACTTGATGGAACAAAGGATTTTCTTCAAGGATCTGAAAATTATGCAGTTCATATTGCTTTGGCATACAAGCAAAAACCAAAAATTGGGATAGTTTTGATTCCTGAAAAAGAGGAGTTATGGTTTGGAATCCTTGGAAGTGGTGCTTGGTATGAAAATCGTGATGGTTCTAAAAAGTCGGTTTCTTTTAGTGAGAGGCTAGATGTATCTGAATTGGTGCTCGTCTCAAGCAAAAATCATCAACAAACAGAACTTCTAAATCTTCTATCAACTTTGTCGTTTGCTGAGACGAAAAAGATAGGTAGCGTCGGTTGTAAAGTCGCATCAATTTTAAGAGGAGATGCTGATGTTTATATATCTCTATCTGGAAAAACTTCTCCTAAGGATTGGGATATGGCCGCTCCTCATGCGCTTATTGATGCAGCTGGTGGAATGTTCTCTCATGCAGATGGAGGAAAATTGACTTACCAAAAAACAAATTATTCTCAATCTGGTTGCTTAATAGCTAGTCATGGTAAATCTCATCAAAAAATTTGTCAAAAAGCTATGGATTTTTTCTCTTTAGAAGAACCTAAATATAAAGTCTAA
- the serS gene encoding serine--tRNA ligase, with product MIDQRILRENPNLIKEGLISRGMDVDLGPLQKLCKDLKELEEKRSTLQAQGNSIGKEVGQKIKKGLSPNSEEISNLRIKGNQIKKQVSVIEEEEKSISQRLNEQILCLPNLPEKNAIKGKNEKDNKEIRRWGEPSSGNNLKEHWEIASKLNLWDSEKSSLIAKSRFVTLFNQAAKLERSLINFMLDLHVKKGYLEVLPPALVNTASLTGSGQLPKFAEESFRCADDDLWLTPTAEVPLTSLHRGEIIPKDLLPLKYVAYSPCFRREAGSYGRDTRGLIRLHQFNKVELYWFSSPEKSKEALEQMTCDAESVLQELELPYRVIQLCTGDLGFSAKRTYDLEVWLPGANSFREISSCSNCGDFQARRSSIRTKDNNKKNILLHTLNGSGLAIGRTMAAILENGQQSDGSINLPKALIPYFGSDKLQPE from the coding sequence GTGATAGACCAGCGAATTCTTAGGGAGAATCCTAATTTAATTAAGGAAGGACTTATATCAAGAGGAATGGATGTTGATTTAGGCCCTCTTCAAAAATTATGCAAAGATCTAAAAGAGCTTGAGGAAAAAAGAAGCACTTTACAAGCACAGGGAAATTCAATAGGCAAAGAGGTTGGACAAAAAATAAAAAAAGGTCTTTCTCCAAATTCTGAAGAGATCTCAAACCTACGAATCAAAGGAAACCAAATAAAAAAACAAGTTTCGGTTATTGAAGAGGAAGAAAAATCTATTTCACAAAGATTAAATGAACAAATACTTTGTTTACCCAACCTTCCAGAGAAAAATGCTATTAAAGGAAAAAACGAAAAAGATAACAAGGAAATAAGAAGATGGGGTGAACCTTCATCGGGAAATAATCTCAAAGAGCATTGGGAAATTGCTAGTAAATTAAACCTCTGGGATAGTGAGAAATCATCATTAATAGCCAAAAGTCGATTTGTAACCCTTTTCAACCAGGCTGCAAAACTTGAGAGATCACTCATAAACTTCATGCTTGATTTGCATGTTAAAAAGGGATATTTAGAAGTTCTTCCTCCAGCACTTGTAAACACAGCAAGTCTTACTGGATCAGGACAGTTACCAAAATTTGCAGAAGAAAGTTTTCGATGTGCTGATGATGATTTATGGCTTACTCCTACTGCTGAAGTTCCATTAACGTCTCTTCATAGAGGTGAAATAATCCCTAAAGATTTGCTCCCATTAAAGTACGTTGCTTATAGTCCCTGCTTCAGAAGAGAAGCTGGGAGTTACGGTAGAGACACTAGAGGCCTAATCAGACTTCATCAATTCAATAAAGTAGAACTATATTGGTTCTCTAGTCCTGAAAAGTCTAAAGAAGCTTTAGAACAAATGACTTGTGATGCAGAATCTGTGCTGCAAGAACTAGAACTTCCTTATAGAGTAATTCAGCTTTGCACAGGAGATTTAGGTTTCTCAGCAAAAAGAACATACGATCTGGAGGTTTGGCTGCCAGGTGCAAATAGCTTTAGAGAAATATCTAGTTGCAGCAATTGCGGAGACTTTCAAGCTAGAAGATCTTCAATACGAACAAAAGATAACAATAAAAAAAATATACTTTTACATACTTTAAATGGTAGTGGACTGGCGATAGGTCGCACTATGGCTGCGATTCTGGAAAATGGTCAACAATCTGATGGAAGTATCAATTTACCAAAAGCCTTAATACCTTACTTCGGTTCGGACAAATTACAGCCAGAATAA
- the rseP gene encoding RIP metalloprotease RseP, whose translation MNVLLSIAVLGLLIFFHEAGHFLAAVIQKIKVSGFSIGFGPALLKKEINGITYSLRSLPLGGFVSFPDEETDSLVKPNDPDLLKNRPIHQRAIVISAGVVANLLLAWIVLIGQASFAGIPTQPEQGVIIMGIQPDEPAFKSGLVAGDKIISVNGQPLGRGKEGIINLVNIIQTSSGEELLFERVNQDKSETVSITPSDNEGSGRIGAQLQPNLPNELSKAKNISEIVNSSNSQFYELLSRTVIGYKSLITNFASTAQQLSGPVKIVEIGAQLSEQGGSGLVLFSALVSINLAVLNSLPLPLLDGGQLVLLILESIRGKPVPEKIQLAFMQSGFVLLVGLSVVLIIRDTTQLSLVQQFVHR comes from the coding sequence ATGAACGTTCTCTTATCTATAGCTGTACTTGGCCTTCTTATTTTTTTTCATGAGGCTGGTCATTTTTTAGCAGCTGTTATTCAAAAAATTAAAGTTAGTGGGTTTTCAATTGGTTTTGGACCAGCTCTTTTAAAAAAGGAAATAAATGGAATTACTTATTCACTTAGATCTCTTCCTTTAGGGGGGTTTGTCTCCTTCCCTGATGAAGAAACAGATTCACTAGTTAAACCCAATGACCCTGATCTTTTAAAGAATAGGCCAATTCACCAAAGAGCAATAGTTATTTCTGCAGGGGTTGTAGCAAATTTATTACTTGCTTGGATTGTACTTATTGGTCAAGCAAGCTTTGCAGGGATTCCTACTCAACCTGAGCAAGGTGTCATAATTATGGGAATTCAGCCAGACGAGCCTGCATTTAAATCAGGATTAGTTGCTGGAGACAAAATAATAAGCGTAAACGGTCAACCATTAGGCAGAGGGAAAGAAGGGATCATAAATTTAGTCAATATTATTCAGACATCCTCAGGGGAAGAATTACTTTTCGAGAGAGTTAATCAAGATAAAAGTGAAACAGTTTCTATAACCCCCTCTGACAATGAAGGAAGTGGAAGGATAGGAGCTCAATTACAACCCAATCTTCCAAATGAATTATCTAAAGCAAAGAATATTAGTGAAATAGTTAATAGTTCAAATTCACAATTTTATGAATTACTAAGTCGAACAGTTATTGGCTATAAAAGTTTGATTACAAATTTTGCTTCAACTGCTCAACAGTTAAGTGGGCCAGTAAAAATTGTTGAAATTGGTGCTCAGCTTTCTGAACAAGGTGGATCAGGGCTTGTCCTTTTTTCTGCATTAGTTTCAATTAATCTTGCTGTTCTCAACTCGTTACCATTGCCACTTCTTGATGGTGGACAGCTAGTTCTTCTTATTCTAGAAAGTATCCGTGGGAAACCAGTGCCTGAGAAAATTCAATTAGCTTTTATGCAATCAGGCTTTGTCTTACTTGTGGGTCTCAGTGTGGTTTTAATAATCCGTGACACAACACAATTATCTTTAGTGCAACAATTTGTTCACAGATAA
- a CDS encoding polyribonucleotide nucleotidyltransferase: MQGQTKSVSFDGREIKLTTGRFAPQAGGSVMIECGDTSVLVTATKSTGREGVDFLPLMCDYEERLYAAGRIPGSFMRREGRPPERATLISRLIDRPMRPLFPGWMRDDIQIVATCLSLDERVPADVLAVTGSSMATLMAGIPFQGPMAAVRVGLLGDDFVLNPSYREIERGDLDLVVAGTPDGVVMVEAGANQLSEQDVIEAIDFGYEAITELINAQKEVLKEAGIKQEVPEAPQVDDTISNYLDKNCTKSISEVLKNFDQTKEERDNKIEDIKISISSKIDGLKDDNAVKKSLSLNNKLLENSYKALTKKLMRDQIIKEGKRVDGRELNEVREIDADAAVLPNRVHGSALFQRGLTQVLSTATLGTPSDAQEMDDLNPNTDKTYIHHYNFPPYSVGETKPMRTPGRREVGHGALAERALIPVLPAKDTFPYVLRVVSEVLSSNGSTSMASVCGSTLALMDAGVPLKAPVGGAAMGLIKEGKEVRILTDIQGIEDFLGDMDFKVAGTEKGITALQMDMKITGLPIETIGEAINQALPARTHILGKMLEAIETPKDNLSPHAPRLLSFRIDPELIGTVIGPGGRTIKGITERTNTKIDIEDGGIVTIASHDGAAAEEAQRIIEGLTRKVHEGEIFSGSITRIIPIGAFVEILPGKEGMIHISQLSEARVEKVEDVVKVGDQVTVRVREIDNRGRINLTLRGVPQNGGMNNYPEPTPTPVAPLT, encoded by the coding sequence GTGCAAGGTCAGACAAAATCCGTTTCCTTCGATGGTAGAGAGATAAAGCTCACTACAGGGAGATTTGCTCCACAGGCTGGTGGTTCAGTAATGATTGAATGTGGGGACACCTCCGTTCTAGTAACAGCAACAAAATCTACAGGGCGAGAAGGGGTAGATTTCCTACCTTTAATGTGTGATTACGAAGAAAGGTTATATGCAGCAGGAAGGATTCCAGGAAGTTTTATGCGACGTGAAGGACGTCCTCCCGAGCGAGCAACTTTAATATCAAGGCTTATTGATCGCCCGATGAGACCTCTTTTCCCTGGTTGGATGAGAGACGATATACAAATAGTTGCGACATGTCTCTCCTTAGATGAACGAGTTCCTGCAGATGTTTTGGCTGTAACTGGATCTTCAATGGCAACGTTGATGGCAGGCATCCCTTTCCAAGGTCCTATGGCCGCTGTTCGAGTTGGTCTATTAGGTGATGACTTCGTTCTTAATCCAAGTTATCGAGAAATCGAAAGAGGTGATCTTGATCTTGTAGTTGCAGGGACTCCAGATGGAGTAGTGATGGTTGAAGCAGGTGCTAATCAACTTTCAGAACAAGATGTTATTGAAGCTATTGACTTTGGCTACGAAGCCATAACTGAATTAATCAATGCTCAAAAGGAAGTTTTAAAAGAAGCAGGAATCAAACAAGAGGTACCAGAAGCGCCTCAAGTAGATGACACAATTTCAAACTATTTAGATAAAAATTGTACGAAATCAATTAGTGAAGTTTTGAAAAACTTCGATCAAACAAAAGAGGAGAGAGACAATAAAATTGAAGACATAAAGATAAGTATTTCTTCAAAAATAGATGGACTAAAGGATGACAATGCTGTTAAGAAATCTCTTTCTTTAAATAACAAGTTGTTAGAAAATAGTTATAAAGCTTTAACCAAAAAGTTAATGAGAGATCAGATAATTAAGGAAGGGAAAAGGGTCGATGGAAGAGAATTAAATGAAGTAAGGGAAATTGATGCAGATGCTGCAGTTTTACCCAATAGAGTTCATGGATCAGCTTTGTTTCAAAGAGGTTTAACTCAAGTTTTATCTACGGCAACATTAGGGACTCCAAGTGATGCACAAGAAATGGATGATTTAAACCCTAATACCGACAAGACATACATACATCACTACAACTTCCCACCTTATTCAGTTGGGGAGACTAAACCAATGAGAACTCCTGGCAGAAGAGAAGTTGGTCATGGAGCTTTAGCAGAAAGAGCCTTGATCCCTGTTCTCCCAGCAAAAGATACTTTCCCTTATGTTCTTAGAGTTGTTAGCGAAGTCTTGAGTTCAAATGGCTCTACTTCAATGGCTTCAGTATGTGGGAGTACTTTAGCCTTGATGGATGCTGGAGTTCCTTTAAAAGCTCCTGTTGGTGGAGCTGCAATGGGATTAATTAAAGAAGGAAAAGAAGTAAGAATTTTAACTGATATTCAAGGGATAGAAGATTTTCTTGGAGATATGGATTTCAAAGTTGCAGGGACAGAGAAAGGAATTACGGCCTTGCAAATGGATATGAAGATAACTGGACTTCCAATTGAGACAATTGGTGAGGCTATAAATCAAGCACTTCCTGCAAGGACTCATATATTAGGAAAAATGTTAGAGGCAATTGAGACACCAAAAGATAATCTTTCTCCTCATGCTCCAAGACTATTAAGTTTTAGAATAGATCCAGAACTTATAGGAACTGTTATTGGACCTGGCGGAAGAACAATAAAAGGTATCACCGAAAGAACCAACACAAAAATCGATATAGAAGATGGAGGGATAGTAACTATTGCATCCCATGATGGAGCAGCCGCAGAAGAAGCTCAAAGAATTATTGAAGGTTTAACAAGAAAAGTACATGAAGGTGAGATTTTCTCTGGCTCCATTACTAGAATCATTCCAATCGGCGCCTTTGTAGAAATCCTTCCTGGCAAAGAAGGAATGATTCATATTTCTCAATTATCTGAAGCACGAGTTGAAAAAGTTGAAGATGTTGTAAAAGTTGGAGACCAAGTCACTGTAAGAGTAAGAGAGATAGATAATCGAGGACGCATCAATTTAACGTTAAGGGGAGTACCTCAAAATGGTGGGATGAACAATTATCCTGAGCCAACTCCTACTCCTGTAGCCCCTCTTACTTAA
- a CDS encoding sulfotransferase family 2 domain-containing protein: MPIYQLEDRGVENKLTFFHVHIPKTAGTMLEHFFHSIGLRHYGAGPEYMFARPYLKCPPNHYDMKILEQLFFFEKLYSFAIVREPVKRFFSQYQWAISNKCKGHAYFERMTFEDFVIDSFEKYSSDEYYLANYIKPQHHFIPEKVNRIFKIEDGLENAIRTVFNDLQIKIKSRNKETDVEILDDGWKFPRTWTSKPYNKDLVNDNTVKLIKEFYKEDYEKFGYEL; encoded by the coding sequence ATGCCAATTTATCAATTGGAAGATAGAGGTGTTGAAAACAAATTAACATTTTTTCATGTTCATATTCCAAAAACTGCAGGAACAATGTTAGAGCACTTCTTTCACTCAATTGGCTTGCGCCACTACGGAGCTGGACCCGAATATATGTTCGCAAGACCATATCTGAAATGTCCACCAAATCATTATGATATGAAAATCTTAGAGCAATTATTCTTCTTTGAAAAATTATATTCTTTCGCTATTGTAAGAGAGCCGGTTAAGAGATTCTTTTCCCAATACCAATGGGCAATAAGTAATAAATGCAAAGGGCATGCCTATTTTGAGCGAATGACTTTTGAAGACTTTGTTATTGATTCATTTGAAAAATATTCATCTGATGAATATTACTTAGCAAATTATATAAAGCCACAACACCATTTCATCCCAGAAAAGGTTAATAGAATATTTAAAATAGAGGATGGATTAGAAAATGCAATAAGAACAGTATTTAATGATTTACAAATTAAAATAAAATCCAGAAATAAAGAAACTGATGTGGAGATTTTAGATGATGGTTGGAAATTTCCACGTACTTGGACATCCAAACCATATAATAAAGATCTTGTAAATGACAATACGGTAAAATTGATCAAAGAATTTTATAAAGAAGACTATGAAAAATTTGGCTACGAACTTTAA
- the rpsN gene encoding 30S ribosomal protein S14, protein MAKKSMIARDVKRKKLVERYAAKRKTLIDAFKSAKDPMERLEIHRKIQALPRNCAPNRIRNRCWATGKPRGVYRDFGLCRNQLRSRAHNGELPGVVKSSW, encoded by the coding sequence ATGGCCAAAAAGTCGATGATAGCGCGTGATGTAAAGCGCAAAAAACTCGTAGAAAGATACGCAGCTAAGCGTAAAACACTTATTGATGCTTTCAAATCAGCCAAAGATCCTATGGAGAGACTAGAGATTCATAGAAAGATTCAAGCTTTACCTAGAAATTGCGCACCAAATAGAATTAGAAATCGTTGTTGGGCTACAGGAAAGCCAAGAGGTGTTTATAGAGATTTTGGCCTTTGCAGAAATCAACTTAGATCAAGAGCACATAATGGAGAATTGCCTGGAGTAGTTAAATCAAGCTGGTAA
- the pyk gene encoding pyruvate kinase, producing the protein MTKIIATIGPSTENEIKKLCDLGVNIFRLNLSHNSIEWHINVINNIREITPSSSILVDIPGRKIRTTSKVCKDKFKEGQIIYLVSNKFDKYPLESRFIYEINNNRLFDIAKRGMEIYADDGRLKFIIKEVCNEYITLITKCDGLLKECKGINIPGSYFDEKNLNDQDKFFLDFCCQHKVDFIGISFVDNSDYLNNIKTYIGDRRPKAIAKIENATAIHNLSEILKISFAIMIDRGDLSVETNTSSIGILQKDILFEANKLGVPVIVATEMLHTMQKSINPTKAECNDITNSVLDGASCLMLSGETAVGKYPYESIETMRSIIDLTMKYILDRNKNPLEYIDNNELSQADLMARSVSLIASSNISKGLVCISKTGEGVRFLARYINKDFYCITDSYEIIRDLNIFRNVQPILSDVVFKKNDRFHIYSIAKQLIDNGWNPDLLYTFIYVSEGGAGLRLNTIQINYLKSLAGFIV; encoded by the coding sequence TTGACTAAAATAATAGCTACTATTGGTCCATCAACGGAAAATGAAATTAAAAAGTTATGCGATTTAGGTGTAAATATATTCAGGTTAAATTTATCTCACAATAGTATTGAATGGCATATAAATGTTATAAATAATATAAGAGAAATTACACCATCAAGTTCTATTCTTGTTGATATTCCAGGAAGGAAGATTAGGACTACTTCAAAAGTATGTAAAGACAAATTTAAGGAAGGTCAAATAATATACTTAGTCTCAAATAAATTCGATAAATATCCTCTAGAATCAAGATTTATTTATGAAATAAATAATAATAGATTGTTTGATATCGCAAAGAGAGGCATGGAAATATATGCTGATGATGGCAGACTCAAATTTATTATTAAAGAAGTATGTAACGAATACATTACTCTCATAACAAAATGTGATGGATTGCTTAAGGAATGCAAAGGTATAAATATCCCAGGTAGTTACTTCGATGAAAAAAACTTAAACGATCAAGATAAATTTTTCTTAGACTTTTGCTGTCAACATAAAGTCGACTTTATTGGGATCAGCTTTGTTGATAATTCTGATTATTTAAATAACATTAAAACCTATATTGGAGATAGGCGACCTAAGGCAATTGCTAAAATTGAAAATGCTACAGCTATTCATAATTTATCAGAAATCCTCAAAATATCATTTGCAATAATGATAGATAGGGGAGATTTATCTGTAGAAACAAACACAAGTAGTATTGGTATTCTTCAAAAGGATATTCTATTTGAAGCAAATAAGTTAGGTGTTCCAGTGATTGTTGCTACCGAGATGCTGCATACAATGCAAAAATCAATTAATCCAACAAAAGCAGAGTGTAATGATATTACCAATTCTGTATTAGATGGTGCTTCGTGCTTAATGCTTTCAGGTGAGACAGCTGTGGGAAAATATCCATATGAATCTATAGAAACCATGAGATCAATTATAGATTTGACAATGAAATATATTCTAGATAGGAATAAGAATCCCTTAGAATATATTGATAATAATGAACTTAGTCAAGCAGATTTGATGGCAAGAAGTGTTAGTTTAATAGCCTCCTCGAATATATCAAAAGGTTTAGTATGTATTAGCAAAACAGGAGAAGGTGTAAGATTCCTTGCTAGATATATAAATAAAGATTTCTATTGCATAACTGATTCTTATGAAATAATAAGAGATTTAAATATCTTTAGAAATGTTCAACCAATTTTATCTGATGTAGTATTTAAAAAAAATGATAGGTTTCATATTTACTCTATTGCAAAACAACTTATTGATAATGGATGGAATCCTGATCTTCTTTATACATTTATATACGTAAGTGAAGGGGGAGCAGGTCTGAGGTTAAATACTATTCAGATAAATTATTTAAAATCATTAGCGGGTTTTATAGTTTGA
- a CDS encoding NADH:flavin oxidoreductase/NADH oxidase translates to MTTNLFTPINLSGQYLKNRLVVAPMCQYSSSNGEPSAWHRRHLGTLALSGAGMLMIESTAVSMKGRISSKDLVLENDDQVIAFSNLLKEIKTLSDIPISLQISHAGRKGSVNVPWEKNGTSLDKYQSGWETVSASSIARDKGWQKPRQMNIDEINKTVNDFELTTKKACLAGFQGVEVHMAHGYLLHQFLSPISNKRKDQFGGDFLNRCRFPLQVIEKVREVLPREKILGVRLTGDDCLNGGWTINDCIRLAHKLKTLGVSYLCISSGGILPITKLKFGPCYQVHLAEKVKSAVQIPVRTAGMITTPKQANDIIKNGKADMVALGRQFIRDPWFAIRAANELSERFIMPNQYKRCLP, encoded by the coding sequence TTGACAACCAATTTATTTACACCAATAAATCTTTCAGGGCAGTATCTCAAGAATCGATTAGTTGTAGCGCCTATGTGTCAATATTCCTCAAGTAATGGAGAACCATCAGCTTGGCATCGTCGACATTTAGGAACTTTGGCTCTTTCAGGCGCTGGAATGCTTATGATTGAATCCACTGCAGTTTCAATGAAAGGGAGGATATCTTCTAAAGACCTTGTCTTGGAAAATGATGATCAAGTTATTGCGTTTTCTAACCTTTTGAAAGAAATAAAAACTTTATCAGATATTCCAATTTCACTTCAAATTTCTCATGCGGGGAGGAAAGGGTCCGTAAACGTACCATGGGAAAAAAACGGAACATCTCTTGACAAGTATCAGTCTGGATGGGAAACAGTATCGGCTTCTTCTATCGCAAGAGATAAAGGTTGGCAAAAACCTCGTCAAATGAATATTGACGAAATAAATAAGACTGTTAATGATTTTGAATTGACAACAAAAAAGGCTTGCTTGGCAGGCTTTCAAGGTGTTGAAGTCCATATGGCCCATGGCTACCTTCTCCATCAATTTCTCTCGCCAATATCAAATAAGCGGAAGGATCAGTTTGGAGGTGACTTTTTAAATAGATGTAGATTCCCTCTTCAGGTTATCGAGAAAGTCAGGGAAGTACTTCCAAGAGAAAAGATTCTTGGTGTGCGTTTGACAGGGGATGATTGTCTTAATGGGGGGTGGACAATTAACGACTGCATAAGACTTGCTCATAAGTTGAAGACACTTGGTGTGAGCTATTTGTGTATATCTAGTGGTGGGATTTTGCCAATTACAAAACTAAAATTTGGACCTTGCTATCAGGTTCATCTTGCAGAAAAGGTGAAATCTGCTGTGCAAATCCCAGTTCGCACAGCGGGAATGATTACAACTCCCAAGCAGGCAAATGATATTATTAAAAATGGTAAGGCCGATATGGTTGCATTGGGTAGACAATTTATCAGAGATCCATGGTTTGCTATTCGCGCTGCAAATGAGCTCTCAGAAAGATTTATTATGCCTAATCAATACAAAAGATGTCTTCCTTAG